AGTCCTTCGGAAGCGGCCTGGTGATATCAGGGTTTACGGGCACACCATTGGATAATCTCTCAGAATAGGCCTTCCGCAGTCTGTCAGTTGACTCGCCATTGGCCACGAATATCTCCCAGGGCTGGGTGTTGCCCCAGGAAGGAGCCCACCGCGCAGCCTCAACAATCGAAAGAATTGTCTCATTGTCTATTGGTTCAGAGGTAAAAGCACGGCAGGTAAAGCGCGATTTCATGGTATCTATTATGTTCATATTTTCCTCCGCTCTTATCGGATCTCGAAGAGCTCGGCGAAGAAGGACTTCATCGCCCCCCAAGATCTGCGGTCTGCCCGCTCGTTATACGCTACTCCCTTCGACGGGTCGTTGCCGGAAGCTGGATTGGTGAAGCTGTGGACTGCTCCGCCGTAAAAAATCATCTGCCAGTCGACGCCGCTGCCTCGCATCTCATCCTGGAATGCCAAAACGTGCTCCTGTGGGACGAGAGAATCGTCCGCTCCGTGGAGAACGAGCACTTTGCAATTTATGTTTTTGGCGTCTTCAGGGTTTGGCGTGTCCAGATTTCCGTGGAAGCTCACAACACCGGCCAGTTCTGCACCGCTCCTGGCGAGCTCTAAGACCGTTCCGCCTCCGAAGCAGTAGCCTATGGCCGCCACCCTCTTGGGATCTACGAGCGGATGGCTCTTCAGAGCCTCCAATGCTGCGTTAGCGCGAGAACGCAGCATTGCGGTATCGGAGCGGAATTTGGTAGCGAGGCTTGAAGCCTCTTCTGCAGTATGTGCCCTTACGCCTTTGCCGTATATATCAGCTGCCAGGGCCACGTATCCCATCTCAGCGATCTCTTTGGCACGCCTTTTCTCGTACTCGCCAAGCCCCGTCCACTCGTGCACCACGAGCACCCCTGGGCGCTTTTCCTTTATTGTCTCGTCATATACGATATACCCTTCGCAGACCACATTCCCGTCACGGTATTCGAAGACTTCTGTTCTCATGGCTTTGTCACTCCCATCGGTTGTCGCATAAGCAACGCTTGAGGCGATAAGATATGCGGCCGACAACACTGCGAGAATCACAATCTTTTTCTTCATAACCCTTTCCCTCCCTTGATAAAATAATCATATTTTAAGATGATCGGGCTCTCAAATCCATCCCTTTTCTTTCCAATATTCATATTCGTCCTTCCATTCTTCTTTCCTGGAAGAGATTACGCCCTTGAAGAATTCCCGCTGCTTTTCTATCGTGGACAGCTGGTTGGGATATGCTATATTTTCCTTTACTGCTTTGGCGAGGTCGACCCCTAAGGTCTTTGCTTCCTCCTTCATTGCATTGAAGCGAGACATCGGGCCGGAGACGCCGCCCACATATTGGACGCCACAACTTACGAGATATTCCTTTAAGTAGTCCAAGACCATAGCATGAGGACCGCCTCCGGAAGCGGCAAGAGCCGCTCCATATTTACCGGTTAACATTTGACAATGGATGAACGGACTTGAGCGGTCCAGGAGCGCCTTGAGTTGTGCCGTCACGTGGTTTATGTAGACAGGCGACGCAAAGATGATCGCCTCCGCCTCCCTCATAGAGCGCAGCACCGGCGCAATGTCGTCTTTCAGCGGGCAAAAGAGGAGTTTCCTGTGACAGGCGCTGCATCCCGTGCAGAATTCGATCCTTAGTCTCCCGAGGTGTATGTATTCTACGGAAACACCTGGCTCCGCGGTAGTGATCCCCGCAACTGTCTCTTTAGCGAGTCTAAATGTGTCGCTATTTTCACCCCTCGGGCTTCCCGATATGCACAATATCTTCATATGCCTTCATCTCCCCATGGATATGCTCGACCGGCTATGCGACAGGATCTATCCATTTAGATTCAGTCAAAAGTGTAGGCCTGCCCCCAGATCCCTTGCTCGTTTAATGCAGGCTCAAGCCCCCGGAGACGCTTATCGCTTGCCCCGTTACAAAGGCAGCGTCATCGGAGGCAAGCCAAGCCGCCGTTCCCACTAAATCCTCAGGGTATTCAAGCCTTTGGATGGCAGAATTTTTTGCCAATTCCTCACTCATCTGCTTAAAGTCATGCTCCTGAACCGTTTCGCTTTGCGTCAACCCGGGACAGATTGCATTCACTGTAATGTTGCCAAATTTCCCCGCTTCGAAGGCAAGCGCCCGTGTGAGGCCGACGACTGCTGCTTTGGAAGTGATGTATTGAAGACCGTTGCCACGTCCCATATAAACCGTGTCAGAGGCCATATTTATGATGCGGCCCCAATTTTGCGAACGCATGTCCGGGAAGACCTCACGTGAGCACATCCACATCCCTTTGACGTTTACAGCCATGACTCTGTCCCAATCGGCTTCGTCCAATTCATAAAACGGCCGCACAGCCCGCTCAAATCCTATATGGCGCAGCATGACGGCCGCATTGTTAACAAGGATGTCAACCTTGCCGAAGCGCTCACGCGCTTTACCCACCATCGCTTTTATCTGATTGGCGTCCGAAACATCGCACACAATCGGCAATACCTCGCGATCTTCCGTTGCAATCTCTTCGGCCGCTTGCTTTAAGACGTCCTCCGTAGTACCGCAGATTACAATATTGGCCTTTTCCTGATAAAGGCGCTTCGCCATAGCCTTGCCGATCCCGCGACCGCCCCCTGTGATAAGGGCTATACGACCTTTTAATCTTTCACAACTCATTGTGATTTTCCTCCTTATTATCAGATTATCAACCATACTCCACCTTAAGAACTTGCTTTTCGTTCTCTGCGGTAGAGTAAGAAACATTTACCCTAAATCCGCTAATTTTTCAGGCAGAGGGAGTGTCGCCGGGCATAAGGTGAATTCGCCTCCCCGGGGGCGAAGAGATACCCCCCTTGGGGCGGCCCCGGGGGCGAGGAACCGACATGGATGTCGGCTTCACAAGCAGGCAACCGGCAAACGAAGGGAGCCGCGGGACTCGCATGGGCAGCTGTCACGAACGACAATCTGCACCTCCCGCCCAAGCGCGCATGGGTGACGCTCCCCGCTGCCTGTGGATTTGGGTTTACTCGTGTGTGGAGACTATTTTATCACAATGTTAGGAGACAGTCCTAGATCCGCAGGTTTTTTCAGGCAGAGGAGGTGTCCGCCGGGCATAAGGTGAATTCTCCCTCCCCGGGGGCGAGGAACCGACATGGATGTCGGTTTCACAAGCAGGCAACCGGCAAACGAAGGGAGCCGCGGGACTCGCATGGGCAGCTGTCACGAACGACAATCTGCACCTCCCGCCCAAGCGCGCATGGGTGACGCTCCCCGCTGGGGTGTGGATTGAGGATTTTTCCCGTCTTTTGACATGAACAAGCCTCTCTATCACCGTAAGAGAGAATAAGCAAAAATAGAATCAGAAAAATTGTTCTATTCCGCTTATTGACAGAAAAAAGACCGGAGAGTATAGTTTTTTTGTCGACACGCGACATAAAAATTCATTCGGAAAGGACGGTAACACCATGGCTGTTTTTTCGGCTCAGGAATACGGGGAACGCCTCCGGAAGACCAAGGAGCGGATGCACGAACATGGCGTGGAAGTTCTTATCGTGTCCCACCCGGCGAACATGAACTATCTCACCGGTTTCGACGGGTGGTCTTTTTACGTCCACCAGGGGCTCATCGTCGCCCTTGACCACGACGAGCCTCTCTGGTTCGGCCGCGAGCA
The DNA window shown above is from Aminivibrio sp. and carries:
- a CDS encoding SDR family NAD(P)-dependent oxidoreductase, with product MSCERLKGRIALITGGGRGIGKAMAKRLYQEKANIVICGTTEDVLKQAAEEIATEDREVLPIVCDVSDANQIKAMVGKARERFGKVDILVNNAAVMLRHIGFERAVRPFYELDEADWDRVMAVNVKGMWMCSREVFPDMRSQNWGRIINMASDTVYMGRGNGLQYITSKAAVVGLTRALAFEAGKFGNITVNAICPGLTQSETVQEHDFKQMSEELAKNSAIQRLEYPEDLVGTAAWLASDDAAFVTGQAISVSGGLSLH
- a CDS encoding flavodoxin family protein — protein: MKILCISGSPRGENSDTFRLAKETVAGITTAEPGVSVEYIHLGRLRIEFCTGCSACHRKLLFCPLKDDIAPVLRSMREAEAIIFASPVYINHVTAQLKALLDRSSPFIHCQMLTGKYGAALAASGGGPHAMVLDYLKEYLVSCGVQYVGGVSGPMSRFNAMKEEAKTLGVDLAKAVKENIAYPNQLSTIEKQREFFKGVISSRKEEWKDEYEYWKEKGWI
- a CDS encoding dienelactone hydrolase family protein is translated as MKKKIVILAVLSAAYLIASSVAYATTDGSDKAMRTEVFEYRDGNVVCEGYIVYDETIKEKRPGVLVVHEWTGLGEYEKRRAKEIAEMGYVALAADIYGKGVRAHTAEEASSLATKFRSDTAMLRSRANAALEALKSHPLVDPKRVAAIGYCFGGGTVLELARSGAELAGVVSFHGNLDTPNPEDAKNINCKVLVLHGADDSLVPQEHVLAFQDEMRGSGVDWQMIFYGGAVHSFTNPASGNDPSKGVAYNERADRRSWGAMKSFFAELFEIR